One genomic region from Microcella humidisoli encodes:
- a CDS encoding IclR family transcriptional regulator, producing the protein MPVPDVPAARAALRIVTHLAHHSDPVPASTLARELELPRSSVYQLLRVLQDEGFVVHYPEARAYGLGALVAEIGGSVLSASRLARLGGPLLERLVRAAPVPVVAQLAVLAGSDVSYVGQVAAPRAPTTVVRVGVRLPAHLTATGRAMLAALPAAQVRALFPHREALITRRGVGPRTLPELDRILLAARDAGVATEDGDITAGYASVAATGIDRTGYPAAALGLTYRAEAVTAEQVDALADAVREAAGALSARLQGRA; encoded by the coding sequence ATGCCCGTGCCCGACGTGCCCGCCGCCCGCGCCGCCCTGCGCATCGTCACGCACCTCGCGCACCACAGCGACCCCGTGCCCGCCTCGACCCTCGCGCGCGAGCTGGAGCTGCCACGGTCGAGCGTCTACCAGCTGCTGCGCGTGCTGCAAGACGAGGGCTTCGTCGTGCACTACCCCGAGGCGCGCGCCTACGGCCTCGGCGCGCTCGTCGCCGAGATCGGCGGCTCGGTGCTGAGCGCAAGCCGGCTCGCTCGGCTCGGCGGGCCGCTGCTCGAGCGCCTCGTGCGCGCGGCCCCCGTGCCGGTCGTTGCGCAGCTCGCGGTGCTCGCCGGGAGCGACGTCTCGTACGTCGGCCAGGTCGCCGCACCCCGCGCGCCCACGACGGTCGTGCGCGTCGGCGTGCGGTTGCCTGCGCACCTCACCGCGACGGGCCGCGCGATGCTCGCCGCCCTGCCCGCGGCACAAGTGCGGGCGCTCTTCCCCCACCGCGAGGCGCTCATCACCCGCCGCGGCGTCGGGCCGCGCACGCTGCCCGAACTCGACCGCATCCTGCTCGCCGCGCGCGACGCGGGCGTCGCGACCGAGGACGGCGACATCACCGCGGGCTACGCCTCCGTCGCCGCGACCGGCATTGACCGCACGGGCTACCCCGCCGCCGCCCTCGGACTCACCTACCGTGCCGAGGCCGTCACCGCCGAGCAGGTG
- the hutH gene encoding histidine ammonia-lyase, with protein MQITLGRRPLTIDEVVAVARHDATVVIDTDALAAMAVTRGIVEGLADDVEPHYGVSTGFGALATTHIPVAKRAELQRSLVRSHAASSGPEVEREVVRGTMLLRLQTLTTARTGARPVVAETYAAVLNAGITPVVGEYGSLGCSGDLAPLAHCALAVMGEGTVRDAAGELVPAAQALAAVGIEPVALREKEGLALINGTDGMLGMLALALTDLDRLVATADLAAAMSVEALLGTDRPFASDLHALRPHPGQAASADNMRRVLSGSAIVASHRTDDCTRVQDAYSLRCAPQVHGAVRDTMAHAATVANRELASAIDNPVVTLDGRVESNGNFHGAPLGYVLDFLAIAVADLASMSERRTDRFLDASRSQGLPPFLAHDPGVDSGHMIAQYTQAGIVSELKRLAAPASVDSIPSSAMQEDHVAMGWSAARKLRRAIDGLTRVVAIELLTGARGLDLRCAALGVAPAPATAAVVTALREHVDGPGPDRYLAPEIEHAVRLTRDGTLLAAARAVTEIR; from the coding sequence ATGCAGATCACGCTCGGCCGACGCCCCCTCACGATCGACGAGGTCGTCGCGGTCGCGCGGCACGACGCGACCGTCGTGATCGATACCGATGCTCTCGCCGCCATGGCCGTCACGCGCGGAATCGTCGAGGGTCTCGCCGACGACGTCGAGCCGCACTACGGCGTCTCGACCGGGTTCGGGGCGCTCGCGACGACGCACATCCCCGTGGCGAAGCGCGCCGAGCTGCAGCGCTCGCTCGTGCGCTCGCACGCCGCGAGCAGCGGCCCCGAGGTCGAGCGCGAGGTCGTGCGCGGCACGATGCTGCTGCGCCTGCAGACCCTGACGACCGCGCGGACGGGCGCGCGCCCGGTGGTCGCCGAGACCTACGCCGCTGTGTTGAACGCGGGCATCACGCCGGTCGTGGGGGAGTACGGCAGCCTTGGCTGCTCGGGCGACCTCGCCCCGCTCGCCCACTGCGCGCTCGCCGTGATGGGCGAGGGCACCGTGCGGGACGCGGCCGGTGAGCTCGTGCCCGCGGCGCAGGCGCTCGCGGCCGTCGGCATCGAGCCGGTCGCGCTGCGCGAGAAGGAGGGCCTCGCCCTCATCAACGGCACCGACGGCATGCTCGGGATGCTCGCCCTCGCCCTGACCGACCTCGACCGCCTCGTGGCGACGGCCGACCTCGCCGCGGCGATGAGCGTCGAGGCCCTGCTCGGCACCGACCGCCCCTTCGCCTCGGATCTGCACGCGCTGCGCCCCCACCCCGGCCAGGCGGCCAGCGCCGACAACATGCGCCGCGTGCTGAGCGGCTCAGCCATCGTCGCGAGCCACCGAACCGACGACTGCACGCGCGTGCAAGACGCCTACTCGTTGCGCTGCGCGCCGCAGGTGCACGGCGCCGTGCGCGACACCATGGCGCACGCGGCGACGGTCGCGAACCGCGAACTCGCGAGCGCGATCGACAACCCCGTCGTGACGCTCGACGGCCGTGTCGAGTCGAACGGCAACTTCCATGGCGCCCCCCTCGGCTACGTGCTCGACTTCCTCGCCATTGCCGTCGCCGACCTCGCGAGCATGAGCGAGCGCCGTACCGACCGTTTCCTCGACGCGAGCCGCAGTCAAGGACTCCCCCCGTTTCTCGCTCACGACCCCGGCGTCGACTCGGGCCACATGATCGCCCAGTACACGCAGGCCGGCATCGTGAGCGAGCTCAAGCGGCTCGCGGCGCCCGCGAGCGTCGACTCGATCCCCTCGAGCGCGATGCAAGAGGACCACGTGGCCATGGGCTGGTCAGCTGCGCGCAAGCTGCGGCGCGCGATCGACGGGCTCACGCGCGTGGTCGCGATCGAGCTGCTCACGGGCGCGCGGGGCCTCGACCTGCGGTGTGCCGCGCTCGGCGTGGCGCCCGCCCCCGCGACCGCCGCGGTCGTCACGGCCCTGCGCGAGCACGTTGACGGCCCCGGCCCCGACCGCTACCTCGCCCCCGAGATCGAGCATGCTGTGCGGCTCACGCGCGACGGCACGCTGCTGGCTGCCGCCCGCGCGGTCACCGAGATTCGCTAG
- the hutU gene encoding urocanate hydratase, translated as MTLTDSAAPAAASGPRPVRAHRGTQLHTLGWQQEGALRMLQNNLDPEVAEHPDELVVYGGTGKAARDWASFDALTRTLATLKGDETMLVQSGRPVGVMQTHEWAPRVLIANSNLVGDWANWDEFRRLEALGLTMYGQMTAGSWIYIGTQGILQGTFETFAAVATQKFGGTLAGTITLTGGLGGMGGAQPLAVTMNDGVAICVDVDPSRISRRVEHRYLDVQADSLEHALSLAIEARDARRGLSIGVLGNAAEVFPRLLAMGAPIDIVTDQTSAHDPLAYLPVEHTMDDWHAARERDPIGFAAAARASMARQVEAMVGFQRAGAEVFDYGNNIRTEARAAGYADAFSFPGFVPAYIRPLFAQGKGPFRWAALSGDPADIAATDRAVLEMFPENESLQRWIPMAQQRVHYQGLPARICWLGYGERDKAGERFNDMVASGELSAPVAIGRDHLDSGSVASPYRETEAMKDGSDAIADWPLLNALVNTASGATWVSIHHGGGVGIGRSIHAGQVVVADGTALAGQKVQRVLTNDPGMGVIRHIDAGYTEGEHIVDDLGVRIPMREGE; from the coding sequence ATGACGCTCACTGACAGCGCGGCACCGGCCGCCGCATCCGGCCCCCGCCCCGTTCGCGCCCACCGCGGAACCCAGCTGCACACCCTCGGCTGGCAGCAAGAAGGCGCCTTGCGCATGCTGCAGAACAACCTCGACCCCGAGGTGGCCGAGCACCCCGACGAGCTCGTCGTCTACGGCGGCACGGGCAAGGCCGCGCGCGACTGGGCGAGCTTCGACGCGCTGACCCGCACGCTCGCCACCCTCAAGGGCGACGAGACAATGCTCGTGCAGTCGGGCCGCCCCGTCGGCGTCATGCAGACGCACGAGTGGGCGCCGCGCGTGCTCATCGCCAACTCGAACCTCGTGGGCGACTGGGCGAACTGGGACGAGTTCCGGCGCCTCGAGGCGCTCGGTCTCACGATGTACGGCCAGATGACGGCCGGTTCGTGGATCTACATCGGCACGCAGGGCATTCTGCAGGGCACCTTCGAGACCTTCGCCGCGGTTGCTACGCAGAAGTTCGGGGGAACCCTCGCCGGCACCATCACCCTCACCGGCGGCCTCGGCGGCATGGGCGGCGCGCAGCCGCTCGCCGTCACGATGAACGACGGCGTCGCGATCTGCGTCGACGTCGACCCGAGCCGCATCTCCCGCCGCGTCGAGCACCGCTATCTCGACGTGCAGGCCGACTCGCTCGAGCACGCGCTGTCGCTCGCGATCGAGGCACGGGATGCCCGGCGCGGGCTCTCGATCGGGGTGCTCGGCAACGCGGCCGAGGTCTTCCCGCGCCTGCTCGCCATGGGAGCGCCGATCGACATCGTCACCGACCAGACGAGCGCGCACGATCCGCTCGCCTACCTGCCCGTCGAGCACACGATGGACGACTGGCACGCGGCCCGCGAGCGCGACCCGATCGGCTTCGCGGCCGCCGCGCGGGCGTCGATGGCGCGGCAGGTCGAGGCCATGGTGGGGTTCCAGCGGGCGGGCGCCGAGGTCTTCGACTACGGCAACAACATCCGCACCGAGGCTCGCGCGGCGGGCTATGCCGACGCGTTCTCCTTCCCCGGGTTCGTGCCCGCCTACATCCGCCCACTCTTCGCGCAGGGCAAGGGCCCGTTCCGCTGGGCGGCGCTGAGCGGCGACCCCGCCGACATCGCGGCGACCGACCGCGCGGTGCTCGAGATGTTCCCCGAGAACGAGAGCCTGCAGCGCTGGATCCCGATGGCGCAGCAGCGCGTGCACTACCAGGGGCTGCCGGCGCGCATCTGCTGGCTCGGCTACGGCGAGCGCGACAAGGCCGGCGAGCGCTTCAACGACATGGTGGCGAGCGGCGAGCTCAGCGCCCCCGTCGCGATCGGCCGCGACCACCTCGACTCAGGGTCGGTCGCGAGCCCCTACCGCGAGACCGAGGCCATGAAAGACGGCAGCGACGCGATCGCCGACTGGCCGCTGCTCAATGCGCTCGTCAACACCGCGAGCGGCGCGACGTGGGTGTCGATCCACCACGGCGGGGGAGTCGGCATCGGCCGCTCGATCCACGCCGGGCAGGTCGTCGTCGCCGACGGCACGGCGCTCGCCGGTCAGAAGGTGCAGCGCGTGCTGACCAACGACCCCGGCATGGGCGTCATCCGCCACATCGACGCGGGCTACACCGAAGGTGAGCACATCGTCGACGACCTCGGCGTGCGCATCCCGATGCGCGAAGGCGAGTAG
- a CDS encoding arginase family protein, whose product MLAHDPLWPRAGDWPTWAPGSRADAVLVGIPTWRTSLSPGQAHTTPAAIRDALRYYSADALARPDGSRVTVLDACDVPEPDGPGEAAATAQVAELASSASLVIVLGGDNAATVPAALGAWGDRVATAGLVTLDAHHDLRDGISNGSPVRRLLEAGLAGARVSQLGIEPLANSRAYAARAAEHGITVVTRAELLSTPIAVAMSAALDRAAAAGGPVHVDLDLDVCDRSVAPGCPASVPGGLSAIELRAAARLAGAHPAVTSIDLTELDAARDTADQRTVRLAALCVLEALAGLASRAPEGHA is encoded by the coding sequence ATGCTCGCACACGACCCGCTGTGGCCGCGGGCGGGCGACTGGCCGACCTGGGCGCCGGGGTCGCGCGCCGACGCGGTGCTCGTAGGCATCCCGACCTGGCGCACGTCGCTGTCGCCGGGGCAAGCGCACACGACGCCCGCGGCGATCCGGGATGCTCTCCGGTACTACTCCGCCGACGCCCTCGCTCGTCCCGATGGCTCACGCGTCACCGTGCTCGACGCGTGCGATGTGCCCGAGCCCGACGGCCCCGGTGAAGCGGCCGCGACGGCTCAGGTTGCCGAACTCGCGAGTAGCGCATCCCTCGTCATCGTGCTCGGCGGCGACAACGCCGCCACCGTTCCGGCCGCCCTCGGCGCGTGGGGCGACCGCGTCGCGACGGCCGGTCTCGTCACGCTGGATGCCCACCACGACCTGCGCGATGGCATCAGCAACGGCTCGCCGGTGCGCCGGCTGCTCGAGGCAGGGCTCGCGGGGGCCCGCGTTAGCCAGCTCGGCATCGAGCCGCTCGCGAACTCGCGAGCCTATGCCGCTCGCGCCGCCGAGCACGGCATCACCGTGGTCACCCGTGCCGAGCTACTGAGCACCCCCATCGCGGTCGCGATGAGCGCGGCCCTCGACCGCGCGGCGGCGGCCGGCGGACCGGTGCACGTCGACCTCGACCTCGACGTGTGCGACCGCAGCGTCGCGCCGGGCTGCCCCGCGAGCGTGCCCGGTGGCCTCAGCGCGATCGAGCTGCGCGCGGCGGCGCGGCTGGCGGGCGCGCATCCGGCCGTCACGAGCATCGACCTGACCGAGCTCGATGCCGCGCGCGACACCGCCGATCAGCGCACCGTGCGCCTCGCCGCGCTGTGCGTGCTCGAAGCGCTCGCGGGGCTCGCAAGCCGAGCGCCGGAAGGACACGCATGA
- the hutI gene encoding imidazolonepropionase: MSVVIENIGQLVTFDPTEPDRPVRSGVALVIAEGRVAWVGDTAEAPAADTCIDAEGAAVIPGFVDSHSHLVFAGDRVDEFEARMAGRPYTAGGIRTTVAATRAASDDALRDRLRHLVAQARAQGTTTLEIKSGYGLTVADEARALRLAREVTDETTFLGAHVVPAEFAHDRAAYVDLVCGAMLAACAPHARFIDVFIDSGAFTVDEARRILTAGRDAGLGLRVHAGQLEADGGVALAVELGAASVDHCTFLTDDDVDLLAASARDGAGTVATLLPLVEFSTKQPYPDARRLLAAGVALAIASDCNPGSNFSSSMPLAVALAVRELGMTPLEALAAATRGGARALRRPDVGHLGVGARGDAVILDAPDYRHLASRPGVPLVRQVLVGGEATQ; encoded by the coding sequence ATGAGCGTCGTCATCGAGAACATCGGGCAACTCGTCACGTTCGACCCGACCGAGCCCGATCGGCCGGTGCGCTCCGGTGTCGCGCTCGTCATCGCCGAGGGCCGTGTCGCGTGGGTGGGGGACACCGCCGAGGCCCCGGCCGCCGACACCTGCATCGACGCCGAGGGCGCGGCGGTCATCCCGGGATTCGTCGACAGCCACAGCCACCTCGTCTTCGCGGGCGACCGCGTCGACGAGTTCGAGGCCCGCATGGCCGGGCGGCCGTACACGGCGGGCGGCATCCGCACGACGGTCGCCGCGACCCGGGCCGCGAGCGACGACGCGCTGCGGGATCGCCTGCGGCACCTCGTCGCCCAGGCGCGCGCGCAGGGAACGACGACGCTCGAGATCAAGAGCGGCTACGGCCTCACGGTCGCCGATGAGGCGCGCGCCCTGCGCCTCGCGCGCGAGGTCACCGACGAGACGACCTTCCTCGGGGCGCACGTCGTGCCCGCCGAGTTCGCGCACGACCGCGCGGCCTACGTCGACCTCGTGTGCGGTGCGATGCTCGCTGCGTGCGCCCCGCACGCCCGCTTCATCGACGTCTTCATCGACTCGGGCGCCTTCACGGTCGACGAGGCGCGGCGCATCCTCACGGCGGGGCGGGATGCGGGGCTCGGGCTGCGCGTGCACGCGGGCCAGCTCGAGGCCGACGGCGGAGTCGCCCTCGCCGTCGAGCTCGGCGCCGCGAGCGTCGACCACTGCACGTTCCTCACGGACGACGATGTCGACCTGCTCGCGGCGAGCGCCCGCGACGGTGCCGGGACCGTCGCGACGCTGCTGCCGCTCGTCGAGTTCTCGACGAAGCAGCCGTATCCGGATGCCCGGCGCCTGCTCGCCGCGGGCGTCGCACTCGCGATCGCCTCCGACTGCAACCCGGGCTCGAACTTCTCGAGCAGCATGCCGCTCGCCGTCGCGCTCGCGGTGCGCGAGCTCGGCATGACTCCGCTCGAGGCGCTCGCCGCCGCAACCCGCGGGGGCGCGCGGGCTCTGCGCCGCCCCGATGTCGGGCACCTGGGGGTGGGCGCGCGGGGCGATGCGGTCATCCTGGATGCCCCCGACTACCGGCATCTCGCCTCCCGGCCGGGCGTGCCGCTCGTGCGGCAGGTGCTCGTCGGCGGCGAGGCGACGCAGTAG
- the rpsJ gene encoding 30S ribosomal protein S10: MAGQKIRIRLKSYDHAGLDASARKIVDTVTRAGATVVGPVPLPTEKNVIAVIRSPHKYKDSREHFEKRTHKRLIDIIDPTPKAVDSLMRLDLPADVNIEIKL; encoded by the coding sequence ATGGCGGGACAGAAGATCCGCATCCGACTTAAGTCGTACGACCACGCAGGTCTCGACGCATCGGCGCGCAAGATCGTCGACACGGTCACCCGTGCCGGCGCCACGGTCGTGGGCCCCGTGCCGCTGCCGACGGAGAAGAACGTCATCGCCGTCATCCGGTCGCCCCACAAGTACAAGGACAGCCGCGAGCACTTCGAGAAGCGCACGCACAAGCGTCTCATCGACATCATCGATCCGACGCCGAAGGCGGTCGACTCGCTCATGCGCCTCGACCTGCCCGCCGACGTCAACATCGAGATCAAGCTCTAA
- the rplC gene encoding 50S ribosomal protein L3 — protein MSATKTTKGLLGTKLGMTQVWDENNKLVPVTVVEIAPNVVTQVRTPEVDGYAAVQIAYGAIDPRKVTKPLSGHFEKAGSTPRRHLTEVRTADAAEYTPGQLLAVDIFEAGQLVDVVGTSKGKGFAGVMKRHNFKGVSASHGSHRNHRKPGSIGASSTPSRVFKGMRMAGRMGGDRVTVMNLKVHSVDLEKGLLLVKGAVPGARGRLVFVRNAVKGA, from the coding sequence ATGTCTGCAACCAAGACGACCAAGGGTCTGCTGGGCACGAAGCTCGGCATGACGCAGGTGTGGGACGAGAACAACAAGCTCGTTCCCGTCACCGTGGTGGAGATCGCCCCCAACGTGGTGACGCAGGTGCGCACCCCTGAGGTCGACGGCTACGCCGCCGTCCAGATCGCCTACGGCGCCATCGACCCGCGCAAGGTCACCAAGCCGCTCAGCGGCCACTTCGAGAAGGCCGGCTCGACGCCGCGCCGCCACCTCACCGAGGTGCGCACGGCCGACGCTGCCGAGTACACGCCCGGCCAGCTGCTCGCCGTCGACATCTTCGAGGCCGGCCAGCTGGTCGACGTCGTCGGCACGAGCAAGGGCAAGGGCTTCGCCGGTGTCATGAAGCGCCACAACTTCAAGGGCGTCTCGGCCTCGCACGGTTCGCACCGCAACCACCGCAAGCCCGGCTCGATCGGCGCCTCCTCGACCCCCAGCCGTGTCTTCAAGGGCATGCGCATGGCGGGCCGCATGGGTGGCGACCGCGTGACCGTCATGAACCTCAAGGTTCACTCCGTCGACCTCGAGAAGGGTCTGCTGCTCGTCAAGGGCGCGGTTCCCGGTGCTCGCGGCCGTCTCGTTTTCGTCCGCAACGCCGTGAAGGGAGCGTAA
- the rplD gene encoding 50S ribosomal protein L4, with the protein MATSLDVIDAAGKKTGSVDLPAAVFDVQTNVPLLHQVVVAQLAAARQGTHSTKGRGEVSGSGVKPFKQKGTGRSRQGSVRAPEHRGGGIVHGPTPRNYAQRTPKKMIAAALLGALSDRARGERLHIVESFGSDVPSTKAAAAVLAQLTTGRNVLVVIERDDEVNLKSVRNLKNLHVISPDQLNAYDVLVSDDIVFTKAAYETFVSSKTNKEEVGA; encoded by the coding sequence ATGGCTACCTCGCTCGACGTGATCGACGCCGCCGGCAAGAAGACCGGTTCGGTCGACCTGCCCGCCGCCGTCTTCGACGTTCAGACCAACGTTCCGCTGCTGCACCAGGTCGTCGTGGCCCAGCTCGCAGCCGCCCGCCAGGGTACTCACTCGACCAAGGGTCGCGGCGAGGTCTCGGGCTCGGGCGTCAAGCCCTTCAAGCAGAAGGGCACCGGTCGCAGCCGTCAGGGCTCCGTCCGCGCCCCCGAGCACCGCGGCGGTGGCATCGTGCACGGCCCGACGCCCCGCAACTACGCGCAGCGCACCCCCAAGAAGATGATCGCCGCCGCCCTCCTGGGCGCGCTCAGCGACCGCGCCCGGGGCGAGCGCCTGCACATCGTCGAGTCGTTCGGCTCGGACGTGCCCTCGACGAAGGCCGCGGCCGCCGTCCTCGCGCAGCTCACGACGGGCCGCAACGTGCTCGTCGTGATCGAGCGCGACGACGAGGTCAACCTCAAGAGCGTGCGCAACCTCAAGAACCTGCACGTGATCAGCCCCGACCAGCTCAACGCGTACGACGTGCTGGTGAGCGACGACATCGTGTTCACGAAGGCCGCGTACGAGACCTTCGTCAGCTCGAAGACGAACAAGGAAGAGGTCGGCGCATGA
- the rplW gene encoding 50S ribosomal protein L23: MSIHAVAQNKDPRDIIIAPVVSEKSYALIDDGKYTFLVDPRANKTEIKLAIEKIFNVKVASINTLNRTGKTRRTRFGTGKRKDTKRAIVTLKSGSIDIFTAVG, from the coding sequence ATGAGCATCCACGCAGTCGCCCAGAACAAGGACCCGCGCGACATCATCATCGCGCCGGTCGTCAGCGAGAAGAGCTACGCGCTCATCGACGACGGCAAGTACACCTTCCTCGTCGACCCGCGCGCGAACAAGACCGAGATCAAGCTCGCCATCGAGAAGATCTTCAACGTCAAGGTCGCGTCGATCAACACGCTCAACCGCACGGGCAAGACCCGCCGCACCCGCTTCGGCACCGGCAAGCGCAAAGACACCAAGCGCGCCATCGTGACCCTGAAGTCGGGCTCCATCGACATCTTCACGGCCGTCGGCTAG